The Leifsonia poae region ACCGGGGAATGGCGACGAATGCATTTCCGGTAGCATTGCCGAACAGCACGTTCAGGAGGCTTGAGTGGCGCAGTTGTTGATTCTCACCTCTGCGCCAGACGCGGAGGTGCTGCCGGCCCTGGCCTTGCTCAGCCATCGAACGCGTCAGATCCCCGCCGAGCCGGCCGCGCTCGTCAACGCGCCGAGCTGCGATCTGATCTTCGTGGATGCGCGTCGCGACCTGGCCAGCGCCAAATCGCTGTGCAAGATCCTCACCACCACCGGTGTCACCGTTCCTCTTCTGCTCGTCCTCACCGAGGGCGGGCTCACGGCGGTCAGCGCCGATTGGGGCGTGAACGATGTCCTGCTCGAAACGGCCGGCCCTGCCGAGGTGGATGCCCGTATCCGGCTCGCCATCGGCCGGCAGGCGCAGGAGCACTCGCAGACGAAGATCCAGGCGTCGGGGGTGACCATCGACGAGGCGAGCTACTCGGCGAAGGCCCACGGGCGACAGCTCGACCTCACGTTCAAGGAGTTCGAACTGCTGCGCTTCTTCGCCACGCATCCGTCCCGGGTGTTCACCCGCGAGCAACTGCTCAGCGAGGTCTGGGGCTACGACTACTTCGGCGGCACGCGCA contains the following coding sequences:
- a CDS encoding response regulator transcription factor, which translates into the protein MAQLLILTSAPDAEVLPALALLSHRTRQIPAEPAALVNAPSCDLIFVDARRDLASAKSLCKILTTTGVTVPLLLVLTEGGLTAVSADWGVNDVLLETAGPAEVDARIRLAIGRQAQEHSQTKIQASGVTIDEASYSAKAHGRQLDLTFKEFELLRFFATHPSRVFTREQLLSEVWGYDYFGGTRTVDVHVRRLRAKLGDLESLIGTVRNVGYRFNVYEEDNERLPAPLRP